One genomic window of Fusobacterium sp. FSA-380-WT-3A includes the following:
- a CDS encoding mechanosensitive ion channel family protein produces MEELTKFQIFLEEVKMDALKMLPSIAIKIIWVIFLLVIFKPVNKSIIKFFKLLFDKNKVDPLLKSFIISFINVLIYISFFVLIIGGIGVRATSLVTILGTAGLAVGLALQGSLSNLAGGVLILFFKPFSKGDYIITSSGSGTVESIYILYTVISTVENFRITIPNSELANSAVTNVSRSPERMIDAMISVSYDSDLDLVKETLNSILKEHKDILHEKGYVIRLKKQNASSLDFVLRAWVKKENYWNTYYDLMETIVIKFRENNIEIPYNKLDVYQK; encoded by the coding sequence ATGGAAGAATTAACAAAATTTCAAATTTTTTTAGAAGAAGTTAAAATGGATGCATTAAAAATGTTACCCTCTATTGCCATAAAGATTATTTGGGTTATATTTTTACTAGTAATTTTTAAACCTGTTAATAAATCAATTATAAAATTTTTTAAACTTTTATTTGATAAAAATAAAGTTGACCCATTATTAAAAAGTTTTATTATATCTTTTATTAATGTATTAATTTATATTTCTTTCTTTGTTTTAATCATTGGAGGAATAGGGGTAAGAGCTACATCTCTTGTTACTATTTTAGGTACAGCAGGTTTGGCTGTAGGTCTGGCTTTACAAGGAAGTTTATCTAATTTAGCTGGAGGAGTATTAATATTATTCTTTAAACCTTTTTCAAAAGGAGATTATATAATAACAAGTAGTGGTTCTGGTACTGTTGAAAGTATTTACATTTTATATACAGTAATTTCAACTGTTGAAAATTTTAGAATTACTATTCCTAATAGTGAATTAGCTAATTCAGCTGTTACAAATGTTTCTAGAAGTCCAGAAAGAATGATTGATGCTATGATTAGTGTTAGTTATGACTCAGACCTTGATTTAGTTAAAGAAACTTTAAACTCCATCTTAAAAGAGCATAAAGATATTCTTCATGAAAAAGGTTATGTAATAAGACTAAAAAAACAAAATGCTAGTTCTTTGGATTTTGTATTAAGAGCTTGGGTAAAAAAAGAAAATTATTGGAATACTTACTATGATTTAATGGAAACTATTGTTATTAAATTTAGAGAAAATAATATTGAAATTCCTTACAATAAACTTGATGTTTATCAAAAATAA